One Alligator mississippiensis isolate rAllMis1 chromosome 1, rAllMis1, whole genome shotgun sequence genomic window carries:
- the LOC132249437 gene encoding circumsporozoite protein-like has protein sequence MAVTGAQRWRRESGGAKRELLQAALALSAVMQKNVDALLEDFGNIHTFFATYRTFASPAQNKLVYLGQPEDQPGDQPGDQPKGQPRELPEVQPGKQPKGQPGEQPEDQPGVHPKDQLGDQPEGQPGALSEDQPRDLPEVQPGEQPEGQPEDQPGDQPKGQPKDQPEAHLGDRPWDLPEVQPKGQPGEQPEVQPGVQPEGQPGEQREEQPGDQPKGQLGDLHEVQPRDLPKVQPGVQTEGQPEDQPGDQPEGQPRDQPEDHLGDRPWDLPESQPGDLPRVQPKGQPRDLPGDQPRNLPQEKNEDAYIIHCSVPNSQGAVYKGILLTSQDTTRDVISKIMRKYDLDTEEAGNYQLVQVISEHKELVFPQEANVLSYMNSQGNADISQRRKPAFRASPLSAADKKKRRRLPRLFRGSRVRPE, from the exons gtcatgcagaaaaatgtagatgctCTTCTGGAGGATTTTGGgaacatacatacatttttcgCAACATACAGGACCTTTGCCTCTCCTG CTCAAAATAAACtggtgtatctaggccagcctgaggaccagccaggagaccagccaggggaccagcccaagggccagcccagggaacTGCCTGAGGTCCAGCCCGGGAAGCAGCCCAaaggccagcccggggagcagccggaggaccaacctggggTTCATCCCAAGGACCAGCTGGGGGaccagcccgagggccagccaggggccctgtccgaggaccagcccagggacctgcccgaggtccagcctggggagcagcctgagggccagccagaggaccaacctggggaccagcccaagggccagcccaaggaccagcccgAGGCCCATCTGGGGGACCGACCTTGGGACCTGCCCGAAGTCCAACCCAagggccagcctggagagcagcccgaggtccagcccggggtgcagcccgagggccagcccggggagcagcgggaggaacaacctggggaccagcccaagggccagctaGGGGACCTGCACGAggtccagcccagggacctgcccaagGTTCAGCCCGGGGTGCAGACCGAGGGCCAGccggaggaccaacctggggaccagcctgagggccagcccagggaccagcccgagGACCATTTGGGGGACCGACCTTGGGACCTGCCCGAGAGCCAACCTGGGGACCTGCCCAGagtccagcccaagggccagcccagggacctgcccggGGACCAGCCCAGGAACCTGCCTCAGGAAAAG AACGAAGACGCCTACATCATTCACTGCTCAGTGCCGAACAGTCAAGGTGCTGTGTACAAAGGCATtctg ttaaCGAGCCAAGACACAACTAGAGATGTGATCTCAAAAATTATGAGAAAATATGATCTGGACACGGAGGAAGCTGGAAACTACCAACTTGTGCAGGTCATTTCGGAACACAAAG agctagtcttcccacAGGAAGCAAATGTGCTTTCTTATATGAACAGCCAGGGGAACGCAGACATCAGCCAAAGAAGAAAGCCAGCTTTCCGTGCCTCCCCATTGTCTGCTGCagacaagaaaaagaggaggcgcctacctcgcctctttagaggcagcagggtcagacccGAATGA